One Comamonas endophytica DNA window includes the following coding sequences:
- a CDS encoding class I SAM-dependent methyltransferase, whose translation MDSSESLAGELTAQIRARIEAAGGWLGFDAFMALALYSPGLGYYANDRPKFGSMPESGSDFVTAPEISPAFGRLLAAQVAEALERTGTREVWEFGAGTGALAGQLLGALGDKVERYTIVDLSGSLRARQKERLAPFAEKLHWVDTLPQAMQGVVVGNEVLDAMPVQLLMRRKGEWFERGVAWKEDGFVWEDRATALRPPLEIAGPQDYLTEIHAQGEAFVRTLGERLVRGAAFLIDYGFGEDEYYHPQRHMGTLVCHRAHRMDDDPLVELGLKDITAHVNFTGIAVAAQEAGMELLGYTTQAHFLVNCGLLQQLEQMPQGARAMAAKLMMEHEMGELFKVIGLSRGVEPWPALGFVQGDRTHRL comes from the coding sequence ATGGACAGTAGTGAAAGTTTAGCGGGCGAGTTGACCGCGCAGATCCGCGCGCGCATCGAGGCCGCCGGAGGCTGGCTGGGATTTGACGCGTTCATGGCGCTGGCGCTCTACAGCCCCGGCCTGGGCTATTACGCCAATGACCGGCCCAAGTTCGGCAGCATGCCCGAATCGGGCAGCGATTTCGTCACCGCGCCGGAAATCTCGCCCGCCTTCGGCCGGCTGCTGGCGGCGCAGGTGGCCGAGGCCCTGGAGCGCACCGGCACGCGCGAGGTCTGGGAGTTCGGCGCGGGCACCGGGGCGCTGGCCGGGCAGCTGCTGGGCGCGCTGGGCGACAAGGTCGAGCGCTACACCATCGTCGATCTCTCGGGCAGCCTGCGCGCGCGCCAGAAGGAGCGCCTGGCGCCCTTTGCCGAAAAATTGCACTGGGTCGATACGCTGCCGCAAGCCATGCAGGGCGTCGTTGTCGGCAACGAGGTGCTGGATGCGATGCCGGTGCAGCTGCTGATGCGCAGGAAGGGCGAGTGGTTCGAGCGCGGCGTGGCCTGGAAGGAGGATGGCTTCGTCTGGGAGGACCGCGCCACCGCGCTGCGCCCGCCCCTGGAGATCGCCGGCCCCCAGGACTACCTGACCGAGATCCACGCCCAGGGCGAAGCCTTCGTGCGCACGCTGGGCGAGCGCCTGGTGCGCGGCGCGGCCTTCCTCATCGACTACGGTTTCGGCGAGGACGAGTACTACCACCCGCAGCGCCACATGGGCACGCTGGTGTGCCACCGCGCGCACCGCATGGATGACGATCCGCTGGTGGAGCTGGGCCTGAAGGACATCACCGCCCACGTCAACTTCACCGGCATCGCCGTGGCCGCGCAGGAGGCGGGCATGGAGCTGCTGGGCTACACCACCCAGGCGCATTTCCTGGTCAACTGCGGCCTGCTGCAGCAGCTCGAGCAGATGCCCCAGGGTGCGCGCGCCATGGCCGCCAAGCTGATGATGGAGCACGAGATGGGCGAGCTGTTCAAGGTGATAGGCCTCAGCCGCGGCGTCGAGCCCTGGCCGGCGCTGGGCTTCGTGCAGGGCGACCGCACGCACCGGCTGTGA
- a CDS encoding DUF2905 domain-containing protein codes for MIRWLIVIFLALLLINGLSNLLERIGLGRLPGDLRFKVFGRQIFLPFASTVLLSVIAALIAKFV; via the coding sequence ATGATCCGCTGGCTGATCGTCATCTTCCTCGCGCTGCTGCTGATCAACGGGCTGTCGAACCTGCTCGAGCGCATCGGCCTGGGACGGCTGCCGGGCGACCTGCGCTTCAAGGTCTTCGGGCGGCAGATCTTCCTGCCGTTTGCGAGTACGGTGCTGTTGAGCGTGATTGCGGCGTTGATTGCGAAGTTTGTTTAG
- the trxC gene encoding thioredoxin TrxC, with translation MTDPLHYVCPHCHTTNRVARAQLGNAPDCGSCHQPLVTGKPVALDAASFAKHVGRSQVPVVVDFWAPWCGPCRSMAPAFEQAAAALAPEVQLAKLDTEAHPQAAAPYGIRSIPTMVVFRGGQEIGRISGAMGAGDIQRWVQSVI, from the coding sequence ATGACCGACCCCCTGCACTACGTCTGCCCCCATTGCCACACCACCAACCGCGTCGCGCGCGCGCAGCTGGGCAATGCGCCCGACTGCGGCAGCTGCCACCAGCCGCTGGTCACGGGCAAGCCGGTGGCGCTCGATGCCGCGAGCTTTGCAAAGCACGTGGGGCGCAGCCAGGTGCCGGTGGTGGTCGATTTCTGGGCGCCCTGGTGCGGCCCCTGCCGCAGCATGGCGCCGGCCTTCGAGCAGGCGGCGGCCGCGCTGGCGCCCGAGGTGCAGCTGGCCAAGCTCGACACCGAGGCCCACCCGCAGGCCGCCGCGCCCTACGGCATTCGCAGCATCCCGACGATGGTGGTGTTCCGCGGCGGGCAGGAAATCGGCCGGATCTCGGGGGCCATGGGAGCGGGCGATATCCAGCGCTGGGTGCAATCCGTCATTTGA
- a CDS encoding aldehyde dehydrogenase family protein has translation MQYAAPGAADAPHRFRARYDHFIGGHWAPPAGGEYFEVITPITGRPYTHVARGTAADIGKALDAAHAAAAAWGKTPASERSRILLQIADRIDAHRELLAYVETVDNGKAIRETLNADIPLSADHFRYFAGAIRTHEGGISEIDGDTVAYHYHEPLGVVGQIIPWNFPILMAAWKLAPALATGNCVVLKPAESTPIGILVLAGLIADLLPPGVLNIVNGYGREAGMALATSRRIAKIAFTGSTATGRAIAQAAASSLIPATLELGGKSPNIFFADVMDQDDAFLDKAIEGLVLFAFNQGEVCTCPSRALIEESIYERFMEKVLRRVAAIRHGNPLDTDSMMGAQASQAQMEKILAYLELGQEEGAELLCGGKRAQLGGELEGGFYVQPTLFKGHNRMRIFQEEIFGPVLAVATFKDEAEALALANDTLYGLGAGVWSRNGNRAYRMGRAIQAGRVWINCYHHYPAHAAFGGYKESGMGRENHKMMLDHYQQTKNLLVSYGENRMGFF, from the coding sequence ATGCAATACGCAGCCCCCGGCGCCGCCGACGCCCCGCATCGCTTCCGCGCACGGTACGACCATTTCATTGGCGGCCACTGGGCTCCTCCCGCAGGCGGCGAGTATTTCGAGGTGATCACGCCCATCACCGGCAGGCCCTACACCCACGTGGCGCGCGGTACGGCAGCCGATATCGGAAAGGCCTTGGACGCAGCGCATGCGGCAGCGGCTGCCTGGGGCAAGACCCCGGCGTCCGAGCGCAGCCGGATCCTGCTGCAGATCGCCGATCGCATCGACGCCCATCGCGAGCTGCTGGCCTATGTCGAGACCGTGGACAACGGCAAGGCCATCCGTGAAACGCTCAACGCCGACATTCCGCTGTCGGCCGACCACTTCCGCTATTTCGCGGGCGCGATCCGCACCCACGAAGGCGGCATCAGCGAGATCGATGGCGATACCGTGGCCTACCACTACCACGAACCGCTGGGCGTGGTCGGGCAGATCATTCCCTGGAACTTCCCGATCCTGATGGCCGCCTGGAAGCTGGCACCGGCACTGGCGACAGGCAATTGCGTGGTGCTCAAACCCGCGGAATCGACGCCCATCGGCATCCTGGTGCTGGCCGGGCTGATCGCCGACCTGCTGCCGCCGGGCGTGCTGAACATCGTCAACGGCTATGGCCGCGAGGCCGGCATGGCGCTGGCCACCAGCAGGCGCATTGCAAAGATCGCGTTCACCGGCTCGACCGCCACCGGCCGGGCCATTGCCCAGGCCGCGGCCAGCAGCCTGATCCCGGCCACGCTCGAGCTCGGCGGCAAATCGCCCAACATCTTCTTCGCCGATGTCATGGACCAGGACGATGCCTTTCTCGACAAGGCCATCGAGGGCCTGGTGCTGTTTGCCTTCAACCAGGGCGAGGTCTGCACCTGCCCCTCGCGTGCGCTGATCGAGGAATCGATCTACGAGCGCTTCATGGAGAAAGTGCTGCGCCGCGTGGCCGCCATCCGGCACGGCAACCCCCTGGACACAGATTCCATGATGGGCGCGCAGGCCAGCCAGGCGCAGATGGAGAAAATCCTGGCCTATCTGGAGCTGGGCCAGGAGGAAGGCGCCGAGCTGCTCTGCGGCGGCAAGCGCGCCCAGCTGGGCGGCGAGCTCGAAGGCGGTTTCTACGTGCAGCCCACGCTGTTCAAGGGCCACAACCGCATGCGCATCTTCCAGGAGGAGATCTTCGGCCCGGTGCTGGCCGTGGCCACCTTCAAGGACGAGGCCGAGGCGCTGGCGCTGGCCAACGACACGCTCTACGGGCTGGGGGCGGGCGTCTGGAGCCGCAACGGCAACCGCGCCTACCGCATGGGCCGCGCCATCCAGGCCGGGCGCGTCTGGATCAACTGCTACCACCACTATCCGGCGCACGCGGCCTTTGGCGGCTACAAGGAATCGGGCATGGGGCGCGAGAACCACAAGATGATGCTCGACCACTACCAGCAGACGAAGAATCTGCTGGTGAGCTATGGGGAGAACCGGATGGGGTTCTTCTGA
- a CDS encoding multifunctional CCA addition/repair protein, which yields MQILTVGGAVRDQLLGRPVNDRDWVVVGATPEQMQALGYQPVGRDFPVFLHPETHEEYALARTERKSGRGYRGFVVQASPDVTLEEDLARRDLTINAMAAPAEWPGSGTLSDPYGGQRDLEARVLRHVTEAFREDPVRILRVARFAARFADFSVAPETLALMREMVAAGEANDLVAERVWQELARGLMEAAPERMFEVLRDCGALEVLLPELARLWGVPQRAEYHPEVDTGVHVMMVLQQAARMNAPLGVRYACLVHDLGKGTTAAEVLPRHIGHEQRSARLAWKIGERLRVPGDCRDLADVVAREHGNIHRSQDLNAAALMRLFERCDAIRQPRRFALALMACECDARGRLGLEEREYPQRARLQAALDQALSVSTAEVAAQAMAQGRTGPAIGAAVAHARTQAIAHWLASDPG from the coding sequence CTGCAAATCCTGACTGTGGGCGGCGCGGTGCGCGATCAGCTGCTGGGCCGGCCGGTCAATGACCGCGACTGGGTGGTGGTGGGCGCGACGCCCGAACAGATGCAGGCCCTGGGCTACCAGCCCGTGGGCCGAGACTTCCCGGTCTTCCTGCACCCCGAAACCCATGAGGAATATGCGCTGGCGCGCACCGAGCGCAAGAGCGGGCGCGGCTACCGCGGCTTCGTCGTGCAGGCCTCGCCCGACGTGACGCTGGAGGAGGACCTGGCGCGGCGCGACCTGACGATCAACGCCATGGCCGCGCCAGCCGAATGGCCGGGCAGTGGCACGCTCAGCGACCCCTATGGCGGGCAGCGCGACCTGGAGGCACGCGTGCTGCGCCATGTCACCGAGGCCTTCCGCGAGGATCCGGTGCGCATCCTGCGTGTCGCGCGCTTTGCGGCGCGCTTTGCCGACTTCAGCGTCGCGCCCGAAACCCTGGCGCTGATGCGCGAGATGGTCGCGGCGGGCGAGGCCAATGACCTGGTGGCCGAACGCGTCTGGCAGGAGCTCGCGCGCGGGTTGATGGAGGCCGCGCCCGAACGCATGTTCGAGGTGCTGCGCGACTGCGGCGCGCTGGAGGTGCTGCTGCCGGAACTGGCGCGCCTGTGGGGCGTGCCCCAGCGCGCCGAATACCACCCCGAGGTCGACACCGGCGTGCACGTGATGATGGTGCTGCAGCAGGCCGCGCGCATGAACGCGCCGCTGGGTGTGCGCTATGCCTGCCTGGTGCACGACCTGGGCAAGGGCACGACGGCGGCCGAGGTGCTGCCGCGCCATATCGGCCACGAGCAGCGCAGCGCGCGGCTGGCCTGGAAAATCGGTGAGCGGCTGCGCGTGCCCGGCGACTGCCGCGATCTGGCCGACGTGGTGGCGCGCGAGCACGGCAATATCCACCGCAGCCAGGATCTGAACGCCGCGGCGCTGATGCGGCTGTTCGAGCGCTGCGATGCCATTCGCCAACCCAGGCGCTTTGCATTGGCGCTCATGGCCTGCGAATGCGATGCGCGCGGGCGGCTGGGCCTCGAAGAGCGCGAATACCCGCAGCGCGCGCGGCTGCAGGCGGCGCTGGACCAGGCGCTGTCCGTATCCACCGCGGAAGTCGCCGCCCAGGCCATGGCCCAGGGCCGTACTGGCCCGGCCATTGGTGCGGCCGTGGCCCATGCGCGCACCCAGGCGATAGCGCACTGGCTGGCCTCCGACCCCGGGTAA
- a CDS encoding glutathione S-transferase family protein — translation MLALYIGNKNYSSWSMRPWVLMRQMGIPFEEVKVRFDSFGAQSVFKQRLHDVSPAGKVPVLVDGDLTIWDSLAIAEYLAEQYPEKHLWPLLAPDRAHARAICAEMHCGFMELRTHCPLNVEAHLPAAGAQVWNEQPGVRDEVQRIIDMWSALLATHGGTLLFGQFTIADAYFAPVCLRLATYALPVPPQIAAYVKRIQALPSVQEWVQDALAEQDFIDFEEPYRERR, via the coding sequence ATGCTTGCACTCTATATCGGCAACAAGAATTACTCCTCCTGGTCCATGCGCCCCTGGGTGCTGATGCGCCAGATGGGCATTCCCTTCGAGGAGGTCAAGGTGCGCTTCGACAGCTTCGGCGCGCAGTCGGTCTTCAAGCAGCGGCTGCATGACGTGTCGCCCGCGGGCAAGGTGCCGGTGCTGGTCGATGGCGACCTGACCATCTGGGACAGCCTGGCGATTGCCGAATACCTGGCGGAGCAATATCCCGAAAAGCATTTGTGGCCGCTGCTGGCACCGGACCGCGCCCATGCGCGCGCCATCTGCGCCGAGATGCACTGCGGCTTCATGGAGCTGCGCACCCACTGCCCGCTGAACGTCGAAGCCCATCTGCCCGCGGCCGGCGCCCAGGTCTGGAACGAGCAGCCGGGCGTGCGCGACGAGGTGCAGCGCATCATCGACATGTGGAGCGCCTTGCTGGCGACCCATGGAGGCACCCTGCTGTTCGGCCAGTTCACCATTGCCGATGCCTATTTCGCCCCGGTCTGCCTGCGCCTGGCAACCTACGCCCTGCCCGTGCCGCCGCAGATCGCCGCCTATGTCAAGCGCATCCAGGCGCTGCCTTCGGTGCAGGAGTGGGTGCAGGATGCACTGGCGGAGCAGGATTTCATCGATTTCGAGGAGCCTTATCGCGAACGCCGCTGA
- the queC gene encoding 7-cyano-7-deazaguanine synthase QueC — MHTSALVLFSGGQDSTTCLADALSRYERVETLGFDYGQRHHVELDARQNVLAALRERFPQWAPRLGEDHLLSLDVLRQIGGSSLTDDVAFAMQADGLPNSFVPGRNLLFLTLAGALAYRRGLQVIVTGVCETDFSGYPDCRDDTMKALQVALNLGLERRLRIATPLMWIDKAQTWQLAHDLGGPALVEIIVKDTHTCYQGTREVLHDWGYGCGECPACELRAKGWERWRGAGRLP, encoded by the coding sequence ATGCATACATCCGCCCTTGTGCTTTTCTCCGGTGGGCAGGACTCCACCACCTGCCTGGCCGACGCCCTGTCCCGTTACGAGCGCGTCGAGACCCTGGGTTTCGACTATGGCCAACGCCACCATGTCGAGCTCGACGCGCGCCAGAACGTGCTGGCCGCGCTGCGCGAGCGCTTCCCGCAGTGGGCGCCGCGGCTGGGCGAGGACCATCTGCTGTCGCTCGACGTGCTGCGCCAGATCGGCGGCTCGTCCCTGACCGACGACGTGGCCTTTGCCATGCAGGCCGACGGCCTGCCCAACAGCTTCGTGCCCGGACGCAACCTGCTGTTCCTGACCCTGGCCGGCGCGCTGGCCTACCGCCGCGGGCTGCAGGTGATCGTCACCGGCGTCTGCGAGACCGACTTCTCCGGCTACCCCGACTGCCGCGACGACACCATGAAGGCCCTGCAGGTCGCGCTGAACCTGGGCCTGGAGCGGCGCCTGCGCATCGCCACGCCGCTGATGTGGATCGACAAGGCTCAGACCTGGCAGCTGGCCCACGACCTGGGCGGCCCGGCGCTGGTCGAGATCATCGTCAAGGACACCCACACCTGCTACCAGGGCACGCGCGAGGTGCTGCATGACTGGGGGTATGGGTGCGGCGAATGCCCGGCGTGCGAGTTGCGGGCGAAGGGGTGGGAACGCTGGCGCGGTGCGGGCCGGTTGCCTTGA
- a CDS encoding 5-formyltetrahydrofolate cyclo-ligase → MDKAALRRTLIEQRLNLTDRLHRADLLQQVMRFWLIDRPDTVIGAYWPIKGEFDPLPALHRWKEDGELQRDGQRRRIGLPVIDKESKTLSFHLWYPGCPMEEDAYGIPKPKDTEVIVPTLLFVPCVGYAAGGYRLGYGGGFYDRTLATLEPRPFTVGLGFTCGYVDDFTPDAHDLPLDAILNDNGVVWPMAQRPRR, encoded by the coding sequence ATGGACAAAGCAGCCTTGCGGCGCACATTGATCGAACAGCGGTTGAACCTAACGGATCGTCTGCACCGCGCGGACCTGTTGCAGCAGGTGATGCGATTTTGGCTCATTGACCGGCCGGATACCGTGATTGGCGCCTATTGGCCCATAAAAGGCGAGTTTGATCCTCTTCCCGCGCTGCATCGCTGGAAGGAGGACGGTGAGCTGCAGCGCGACGGCCAGCGCCGGCGCATCGGCCTGCCGGTGATCGACAAGGAAAGCAAGACGCTGAGCTTTCACCTCTGGTATCCGGGCTGCCCGATGGAGGAGGATGCCTACGGCATTCCCAAGCCCAAGGACACCGAGGTGATCGTGCCCACGCTGCTGTTCGTGCCCTGCGTGGGCTACGCCGCGGGCGGCTACCGGCTGGGCTATGGCGGCGGCTTCTACGACCGCACGCTGGCCACGCTCGAGCCGCGGCCGTTCACCGTGGGGCTGGGGTTCACCTGCGGGTATGTCGACGATTTCACGCCGGATGCGCATGACCTGCCGCTGGATGCGATCCTCAACGACAACGGGGTGGTTTGGCCGATGGCGCAGCGGCCGAGGCGGTGA